The genomic interval TGTACTGCCAGTTCGAGATGGCGCGGCTCGAGGTGGCGTTGTTGACGTTTTCGGCCCGGTTCCACGTGTAGAACAGGGCGCCGCTCAGCCCTTCGGCCTGGGCTTCACGTTGTACGCCCACCGTCAGGCTCGTGCTGTAGCCCTTGTCGGTATTTTTGAGCAGGATGGCGTTCGTGAAGCGCGGGTCTTTGCGGGCGGTCGAACCGTTGAAGCTCGGTGTGCCGTACAGCACGCGGCCGCCCTGGGCCGTACCGGTCCGGACGATGTTCAGGTTCTCGAAGACCACATCGTTGATCGTCTTCGAATAGAGGAATTCAATGGTACCGATCAGCCCGTAGGGCAATTGCTGGTCGAGCGCCAGGTCGGTACGCCAGACCTGCGGGAACTTGAAATCCTCGTCGATCAGGTTGACCTCGGTGGTCGTGATGGGCGCCAGACCGCAGGTGGTACCCAGCGCGGTGCCCGGACGCGGCTGGGCGGCGGGATCCGGTTCGGGCACGAAGCAGCCTTCGGGTAGATTCCGTGCGTCGACGCGTCCGAAATCTACACCCGTGTTGCTGTACTGGTTGGAAATCCACACGAAGGGCGTGCGGCCCGAGAAGATGCCGGTTCCACCCCGGAGCTGGGTGGTACGGGCCCCCTTCGACAGATCCCAGTTGAAGCCCAGGCGTGGCGACCAGAGCAGGTTGCCGCTGGCCGTCGTGGCGGTACTGTAGCCGGGGAAGGCCTCCGGCACGGCCGGGTTGTAGAGCGGCTTGTCCGGATACAGCGGTACGTCCACGCGCAGGCCAACCGTCACGCTCAGGTGAGGCGTCGCCTGATACTGGTCCTGTACGTAGAAGCCGAGCTGGTAGGCCGTGAATTCGGCGCGCGGCTTGGGATCATCCAGCAACGAGTAGCTGAAGAAGTAGCGCGAGGGCCGCCCGGCTTCGAAGTCGGCAATGCTGTTGAATTCGTAGGCGCCGTAGTAATCCTGAATGAACAGGTTGCTGAAGCGATAGATCTGGTTGCTGGTGCCTACGGTGATCGTATGCTTGCCGCGGAAGTAGGTCAGGTTGTCGGTGAACTCCCACAGGTCCTGGTCCAGCGCATTGGCCTGGGAGAAGCGGTCAATGCCCAGGTTGACCGTGTAGCGGTTGTTCACCAGAATGCTCACCTGCGGGAACGGCTGGGCTTTAACGGTCCGCTTATCCCGGATGCGCGTATAGACCAGCCGCGCTTCGTTGAACAGATTGGTGCCAAAGGTGCTCTTCAGTTCCAGTACCGTCGAATTCTGGACGCTTTCGAAGATCCAGCGCCGGTTCGACAGGTCGAAGCTGAACGTGCCCCGGCTGATGCCCTCGTCCTTGTCGGCATTGACGTAGTTGTGGCGCAGCGTCAGCCGATGGTTGGGCGCCAGATTCCAGTCGATTTTGGCCAGCAGTTTGAAGTTGTCCGTACCGTTGGAAAGCGGATCGAAGCCGCCGGGGTCGTAGCCATAGCGGGTGCGCGCTATCTCGATGATCCGGTTCAGCGAATCCAGTGCTACCGGAAAGATGGTGGCGGCCCGGCTGCCCTGCACGCCCACGTCCAGCGGTGTTTTGCGGCGCTGGTATTCCGCGTTGACAAAGAAGAAGGCGCGGTTGGGCTGAATGGGGCCGCCGAGGTTGCCTACCAGCGTGTACTCCGAAAAGTCGCCGAAGGGGACCGTCTCGCCGTCGGGTGTTTTCAGATCGCCCACGAAGTTCTGGTTACGGCCCAGGTAACGCACCGAGCCGCTCAAACGATTCGTGCCGCTTTTCGTGACGGCGTTGATGGATCCGCCGGTGAATCCGTTGTATCGGACGTCAAAGGGGGCGATGTCGATGTTGAACTCCTGGATGGCGTCCAGCGAGATGGGCTGGGCGTCGGCCTGACCGCCCGGCATCCCGGTGCCCGAAAGGCCGAAGACGTCGTTGAGCGTGGCGCCGTCGATCTGGATGTTGTTGTAGCGGTTGTTGCGGCCGGCCAGCGAAAAGCCTCCGGTGGCCTGAGGGGTCAGCCGGGTGAAGTCGGCCAGGCTTCGCGTGATGGTGGGCACCCGCTCGATGGTGGCTTCGTCGATGTTGGTGCGGGCGCCTGTGCGGTCGGAGTTCAGTACCGAGCTGCGCACGCCGACCACCTCGAGCGCCTGGAGTTCTACGGTCGCTTCGGCGAGCGTGAAGTCGAGCACGCGCGTCTGTCCCAGCGGGAGCATCAGGTCGGTTTCGCGACGGGTCTGGTACCCCACGAACGAAACCGTCACGGTATAGGGGCCGCCGGGCAGCAGGTTCAGCAGCGCATAGCGGCCGTCGATCTGGGTGGTGGTGCCGTACTGGGTGCCGGTGGGTTCATGCACGGCCACCACGTTGGCGCCCGGCAGGGGGTCGCCGCGTTCGTC from Rhodothermus marinus carries:
- a CDS encoding TonB-dependent receptor, producing the protein MRRISLILLCLLGLPLAGYAQGVTTAALTGTVTDERGDPLPGANVVAVHEPTGTQYGTTTQIDGRYALLNLLPGGPYTVTVSFVGYQTRRETDLMLPLGQTRVLDFTLAEATVELQALEVVGVRSSVLNSDRTGARTNIDEATIERVPTITRSLADFTRLTPQATGGFSLAGRNNRYNNIQIDGATLNDVFGLSGTGMPGGQADAQPISLDAIQEFNIDIAPFDVRYNGFTGGSINAVTKSGTNRLSGSVRYLGRNQNFVGDLKTPDGETVPFGDFSEYTLVGNLGGPIQPNRAFFFVNAEYQRRKTPLDVGVQGSRAATIFPVALDSLNRIIEIARTRYGYDPGGFDPLSNGTDNFKLLAKIDWNLAPNHRLTLRHNYVNADKDEGISRGTFSFDLSNRRWIFESVQNSTVLELKSTFGTNLFNEARLVYTRIRDKRTVKAQPFPQVSILVNNRYTVNLGIDRFSQANALDQDLWEFTDNLTYFRGKHTITVGTSNQIYRFSNLFIQDYYGAYEFNSIADFEAGRPSRYFFSYSLLDDPKPRAEFTAYQLGFYVQDQYQATPHLSVTVGLRVDVPLYPDKPLYNPAVPEAFPGYSTATTASGNLLWSPRLGFNWDLSKGARTTQLRGGTGIFSGRTPFVWISNQYSNTGVDFGRVDARNLPEGCFVPEPDPAAQPRPGTALGTTCGLAPITTTEVNLIDEDFKFPQVWRTDLALDQQLPYGLIGTIEFLYSKTINDVVFENLNIVRTGTAQGGRVLYGTPSFNGSTARKDPRFTNAILLKNTDKGYSTSLTVGVQREAQAEGLSGALFYTWNRAENVNNATSSRAISNWQYNEARDVNNPELGTADFEVRHRILAHLSYRVRYQQRFATTVTLIYEGRSGSPFTWIYNGNANADTRRDNDPIYVPASPDEIVFTSDSPGGWDELNAFIESEPSLRKYRGQIVPRNSARAPWRNLLDLQLIQEIQTLGTQRLEITATLLNVLNLLNSDWGKVRYTLFDTVRLMDFLGYDDQGRAIVRFTPVQDRDDLFITDDLASRWQLQLGVRYVF